One window of the Chryseotalea sp. WA131a genome contains the following:
- a CDS encoding ATP-binding cassette domain-containing protein — protein MIAANNISLRFGKRILFDSVNLRFTEGNCYGVIGANGAGKSTFLKILSGEIDPTSGHISVDTGKRMAVLKQNHYEFDDIPVLDTVMMGHQKLWKLMQDKDAIYAKPDFSEEDGVKASEMEAEFAEMNGWNAQSDAAALLSGLGIVEEDHYKLVKELSGNQKVRVLLAQAIYGNPDILILDEPTNDLDLQTVGWLEDYLLDFKNTVIVVSHDRHFLDTVCTHIVDVDFSAIKLYTGNYSFWYQSSQLAASQRASANKKAEEKKKELTEFILRFSANVSKSRQATSRKKLLEKINVDDIQPSNRKYPAIIFQQKRTAGDQILHVENLSCVQNGSTLFKGLDFFVNKGDKIAFLSKESLAITSLFQILVGELKATSGKFTFGQTITNAYLPLNNESFFQSNDNLIDWLRQFADDENKDEVYIRGFLGKMLFSGEEVFKKCTVLSGGEKMRCMISRMMMPGANLLVLDEPTNHLDLESITSFNNALKDFPGTVLFTSHDHEFTHTVANRIIEITPNGFIDKLMTYDEYIENDKVAQQKEALYA, from the coding sequence ATGATTGCAGCTAACAACATCTCGCTTCGCTTTGGCAAACGCATTTTATTTGATTCCGTTAATTTACGATTTACCGAGGGCAATTGCTACGGGGTAATTGGTGCTAACGGGGCGGGCAAATCTACCTTTTTGAAAATCCTTTCCGGGGAAATTGATCCCACCAGCGGGCATATCAGTGTAGACACCGGCAAGCGCATGGCAGTGCTAAAACAAAATCACTACGAGTTTGATGATATCCCGGTGTTGGATACGGTGATGATGGGCCATCAAAAATTGTGGAAGTTGATGCAGGACAAAGATGCTATATATGCCAAGCCTGATTTTTCGGAAGAAGATGGCGTGAAGGCATCGGAAATGGAAGCCGAGTTTGCCGAAATGAATGGATGGAACGCTCAATCGGATGCGGCTGCATTGCTAAGTGGTTTGGGCATTGTAGAAGAAGACCATTACAAATTGGTGAAAGAACTTAGTGGTAACCAAAAGGTGCGCGTGCTGTTGGCTCAAGCGATTTATGGCAATCCTGATATTTTGATTTTGGACGAGCCTACCAACGACTTGGATTTGCAAACGGTGGGATGGCTAGAAGATTACTTATTGGATTTCAAGAATACAGTGATTGTGGTTTCGCACGATAGGCACTTTTTGGATACTGTTTGTACGCACATTGTGGATGTGGATTTTAGTGCCATTAAATTATACACAGGCAATTATTCGTTTTGGTATCAATCCAGTCAATTAGCAGCATCACAGCGTGCATCGGCCAACAAAAAAGCAGAGGAAAAGAAGAAAGAGTTAACAGAATTCATTTTACGCTTCAGCGCAAACGTTTCTAAATCGCGGCAAGCTACCAGTCGTAAAAAATTGTTGGAGAAAATTAATGTGGATGACATCCAACCATCGAACCGAAAATATCCTGCCATTATTTTTCAGCAAAAAAGAACAGCAGGCGACCAGATTTTGCACGTAGAAAATCTTTCGTGTGTACAAAATGGAAGCACGCTTTTTAAAGGTCTCGATTTTTTTGTAAATAAAGGAGATAAGATTGCTTTCCTGAGCAAAGAAAGTTTAGCGATTACTTCGTTGTTTCAGATTTTGGTGGGTGAGTTAAAAGCCACTAGCGGAAAATTTACTTTCGGGCAAACGATTACCAATGCCTATCTGCCTTTGAACAATGAGAGCTTTTTTCAATCGAACGATAATTTGATTGATTGGCTGCGCCAGTTTGCCGATGATGAAAATAAAGACGAGGTGTACATCCGGGGATTTTTAGGCAAAATGCTTTTTAGTGGCGAAGAGGTTTTTAAAAAATGTACAGTGCTATCGGGTGGTGAAAAAATGCGCTGCATGATTTCGCGCATGATGATGCCTGGCGCCAATTTGCTGGTGCTTGATGAGCCCACCAACCATTTAGATCTTGAATCCATAACTTCGTTCAACAATGCATTAAAAGATTTCCCGGGAACAGTTTTGTTCACTTCGCACGATCATGAGTTTACCCACACCGTTGCAAATCGAATCATCGAAATCACACCCAATGGGTTTATTGATAAATTGATGACGTATGATGAATACATTGAAAATGATAAGGTGGCACAACAGAAGGAAGCTCTTTACGCATAA
- a CDS encoding DUF2147 domain-containing protein: protein MKQYLFGLFSILLVTSLPAQTITGKWKSIDDKTGEVKSIVEITERGAKLFGKIIKIFPKPNEDQDPVCTKCPTEDDRYNKKILGMEIIRDMKKDDDEYTGGHILDPEVGKIYRCKLWIEEGTLKVRGYLGPFFRTQTWQRVP from the coding sequence ATGAAGCAATATCTTTTTGGACTGTTTTCTATCCTATTGGTGACCTCCTTACCTGCCCAGACCATTACGGGCAAATGGAAAAGCATTGATGATAAGACGGGCGAAGTAAAATCCATCGTAGAAATTACAGAACGAGGTGCAAAGCTATTCGGTAAAATCATTAAAATTTTCCCCAAGCCCAATGAAGATCAAGACCCGGTGTGTACTAAATGTCCAACCGAAGATGATCGCTACAACAAAAAAATACTGGGCATGGAAATCATTCGGGATATGAAAAAGGACGATGATGAGTATACGGGAGGCCACATCCTAGATCCGGAAGTCGGCAAAATCTATCGGTGCAAGTTATGGATTGAGGAAGGAACCCTTAAGGTAAGGGGTTACTTAGGCCCCTTTTTTCGTACTCAAACTTGGCAACGAGTGCCATAG
- a CDS encoding T9SS type A sorting domain-containing protein, whose amino-acid sequence MKRLTFFGFFLVWGCQAFSQSFELSETAEHYQISPNQILRIPLRLKNTSDKAQIYTVRVTKNDLGDTQKGYFCFGNNCLDATVEEFSRRLEPSETLADLSYSFESGMQAMQSAIKIEVFPKGSHTEVVERPVSLVVEEKPGRSFIFQSKEITIQDVYPNPVQDQAIIEYKLHHETSKAKIVLHNVLGKPMGDYELPSTETRVKISADELVPGIYFYTVYLNNSGILTRKLVVRK is encoded by the coding sequence ATGAAGCGATTGACCTTTTTTGGTTTTTTTTTAGTGTGGGGATGCCAAGCTTTCTCACAGAGCTTCGAATTATCTGAAACTGCCGAACATTATCAAATTTCGCCCAACCAAATTCTCCGCATTCCGCTCCGCTTAAAGAATACAAGCGACAAAGCGCAGATTTACACGGTACGGGTAACAAAAAATGACTTAGGTGATACGCAAAAAGGGTATTTCTGCTTCGGTAATAATTGTTTGGACGCTACTGTAGAAGAATTTTCTAGACGCCTAGAACCTAGCGAAACCCTTGCCGACCTTAGCTATTCTTTTGAAAGTGGCATGCAAGCAATGCAGTCTGCTATTAAAATCGAAGTTTTCCCGAAAGGATCCCATACCGAAGTGGTTGAGCGACCTGTCTCTTTGGTAGTAGAAGAAAAACCAGGGAGATCATTCATCTTTCAATCGAAAGAAATCACCATACAAGATGTGTACCCCAACCCTGTGCAAGACCAGGCCATTATTGAATACAAGCTTCACCACGAAACCTCCAAAGCAAAGATTGTTTTGCACAATGTGCTAGGCAAGCCCATGGGGGATTACGAACTTCCGAGCACGGAAACCAGGGTAAAAATCTCTGCCGATGAATTGGTGCCTGGGATTTATTTCTATACTGTTTACTTAAACAACAGCGGCATCCTTACCCGCAAATTAGTGGTGAGGAAATAG
- a CDS encoding penicillin acylase family protein yields the protein MSLSNQLVRIIAFALVTTTGFCQSFAPAEIAAWKKQANNITILRDKWGIPHVYGKTDADAVFGLLYAQCEDDFERVEMNYITALGRQAEVEGEAKLYHDLRMRLFQDSTVAIAIYKEVKGEMRELMQAFADGLNYFLYTHPQVRPKLIKRYQPWMPLLFSEGSIGGDIEAVSLTKLRDFYGDGSKAKIDELNTDDGIEPEPKGSNGFAIAPSRSASGNALFLINPHTSFYFRPEVHVNSEQGLNAYGAVTWGQFFVYQGFNQYCGWMHTTSQADAIDEYLETIVKKKDSLFYQFGKVAKPLKIKTITLKIKKENGLEEKTFTVYHTHRGPVISKSGDKWVSIRMMQEPLKALTQSYQRTKSKGLVDFKKVMDLRTNTSNNTVYADAQGNIAYFHGNFMPKRNIQFDYSKPVDGSNPEVDWKGLHAATETVQLVNPSSGWLQNCNSTPVTAAGPNSIDKKKYPAYMCPDIENPRGINAVRVLSREKSFTLDKLITAAYDPYLSAFEKLIPPLLAAYAQQSKGNEMMKLKLKDAISILQSWDKSYALNSVATTVAIFWAMELRQQVSSTGSQWDPIEAMTNTTPETKVNALVKTLDDLKRDFVTWQMPWGEVNRFQRLTGKINETFDDNKPSLPVPMASSSWGSLASFGSRRFEGTKKMYGYVGNSFVAVVEFGKNKVTAKSLLAGGESSNPKSPHFVDQAAFYCQAKFKEVLFYKEDVLKNLERQYQPGN from the coding sequence ATGTCCCTGTCAAATCAACTAGTAAGGATAATCGCTTTTGCATTGGTTACAACAACCGGTTTTTGCCAATCTTTCGCACCAGCGGAAATAGCAGCCTGGAAAAAACAAGCAAATAACATCACTATCCTTCGCGATAAGTGGGGTATTCCACACGTGTATGGAAAAACGGATGCCGATGCAGTGTTTGGTTTGCTCTATGCACAATGCGAAGATGATTTTGAACGCGTGGAGATGAATTACATCACCGCGCTGGGCAGGCAAGCAGAGGTAGAGGGTGAGGCAAAGTTGTATCATGATTTGAGGATGAGATTGTTTCAAGACAGCACAGTGGCGATAGCTATTTACAAGGAAGTGAAAGGAGAAATGCGCGAGCTCATGCAGGCCTTTGCCGATGGACTGAATTATTTTTTATACACGCATCCTCAAGTACGACCAAAGCTGATTAAACGGTATCAGCCGTGGATGCCGCTGCTTTTTAGTGAAGGAAGCATTGGTGGAGACATAGAAGCAGTTTCGTTAACAAAGCTGCGTGATTTTTATGGTGATGGCTCAAAAGCAAAAATCGATGAACTGAATACAGATGATGGCATTGAACCAGAACCAAAAGGAAGTAATGGTTTTGCTATCGCACCTTCGCGCAGTGCATCGGGCAACGCACTGTTTTTAATCAATCCGCATACATCGTTTTACTTTCGGCCGGAAGTGCACGTAAATAGTGAGCAAGGTTTGAATGCATACGGGGCCGTTACCTGGGGCCAATTTTTTGTCTATCAAGGCTTCAATCAATATTGTGGATGGATGCACACCACCAGTCAGGCAGATGCCATTGATGAATATTTGGAAACCATTGTGAAGAAAAAGGATTCGTTGTTTTACCAGTTTGGAAAAGTAGCGAAACCTTTAAAGATAAAAACTATTACGTTAAAAATAAAAAAGGAAAATGGCTTGGAAGAAAAGACGTTTACCGTCTATCATACCCATCGAGGGCCGGTCATTTCAAAGTCAGGCGACAAGTGGGTCAGCATCCGTATGATGCAAGAACCATTGAAGGCATTGACACAATCCTACCAACGCACAAAATCAAAAGGCTTAGTCGATTTCAAAAAAGTAATGGACTTGCGCACCAATACATCGAACAATACCGTCTATGCTGATGCCCAAGGAAACATTGCCTACTTCCATGGCAATTTTATGCCCAAGCGAAACATACAGTTCGATTACAGTAAACCCGTTGACGGAAGCAATCCAGAAGTAGATTGGAAAGGCCTCCATGCCGCCACCGAAACCGTGCAATTGGTTAACCCGTCTAGCGGCTGGTTGCAAAATTGTAATTCAACGCCCGTTACCGCTGCTGGCCCGAATAGCATCGACAAGAAAAAATATCCAGCCTATATGTGCCCGGATATTGAGAACCCACGAGGTATTAATGCCGTGCGAGTGCTTTCGCGCGAAAAATCATTTACATTAGATAAGCTCATTACGGCAGCATATGATCCGTACTTATCTGCATTCGAGAAATTGATTCCTCCGTTGTTGGCGGCCTATGCGCAACAATCGAAAGGAAATGAAATGATGAAGTTAAAATTGAAGGATGCTATTTCCATTTTGCAAAGTTGGGATAAAAGCTATGCCCTTAATTCAGTAGCAACCACAGTCGCCATTTTTTGGGCGATGGAATTGCGCCAACAAGTTTCATCTACTGGTAGTCAATGGGACCCCATCGAGGCGATGACCAATACAACACCGGAAACAAAAGTGAATGCCTTGGTAAAAACTCTTGATGATTTGAAGCGCGACTTTGTCACGTGGCAAATGCCATGGGGAGAAGTCAATCGCTTCCAGCGTTTGACTGGAAAAATCAACGAAACATTTGATGACAATAAGCCAAGTTTGCCTGTTCCCATGGCATCTTCCTCTTGGGGATCGTTGGCTTCCTTTGGCAGTCGCAGGTTTGAAGGCACTAAAAAAATGTATGGCTATGTGGGCAATAGTTTTGTGGCCGTGGTAGAGTTTGGTAAAAACAAAGTGACAGCTAAATCACTATTGGCAGGAGGAGAGAGCAGCAATCCAAAGTCGCCTCACTTTGTGGATCAAGCTGCTTTCTATTGCCAAGCAAAGTTTAAAGAGGTGCTGTTTTATAAAGAAGATGTGCTCAAAAACCTGGAGCGGCAATATCAGCCAGGAAATTAG
- a CDS encoding sodium-translocating pyrophosphatase has protein sequence MQNLLYVLPFFGVLGLLYVIWKSAWVANQDAGTDKMKKIAGHIAEGAMAFLKAEYKVLIIFVACVAVLLAVTANGTTSSPLVGVSFALGAFSSALAGFIGMRVATKANVRTTNAARTSLGKALEIAFVGGSVMGMGVVGIGVLGLSILLIVYGNMFGLDTQENVTRVITIITGFSFGASSIALFARVGGGIYTKAADVGADLVGKVEAGIPEDHPLNPATIADNVGDNVGDVAGMGADLFESYVGSIVGTMVLGAAFMVPGFSDNFNGLSAVLLPLVLAGVGIIMSFVGTFFVKVKEGGDPQRALNMGEFSSSIVMIIASYFIITWMLPAEWTYNDLLYRDAAGNPTVRTMTALGVFWATIIGLVGGVLVGLITEYYTAMGKKPVLSIVRQSSTGAATNIIAGLGVGMMSTMLPTLVIAFSIIGAFYFGGLYGIAIAAVGMLSNLGIQLAVDAYGPISDNAGGIAEMSELPKEVRQRTDKLDAVGNTTAAIGKGFAIASAALTALALFGAFMTTAQINSIDISKANVMAGLFIGGMLPFVFSAMAMGAVGRAAMAMIEEVRRQFNDIPLLKAALAVMKRNGDKDMKDWSSEDQKTFHDADGSAEYGKCVEISTKAALKEMVLPGLMAVIVPVVIAFLPGFGVEALGGMLAGVTVSGVLMAIFQSNAGGAWDNAKKSFEEGVEINGKMYYKKSEPHKAAVTGDTVGDPFKDTSGPSLNILIKLMSIVALVIAPLLVKSEKPTAKNEVKPTIESVIKVEEPSAPAH, from the coding sequence ATGCAAAACCTATTGTATGTATTGCCCTTCTTCGGAGTGCTGGGCTTGTTGTATGTTATTTGGAAAAGTGCCTGGGTAGCCAATCAAGATGCCGGCACGGACAAAATGAAAAAAATAGCCGGTCACATTGCCGAAGGCGCTATGGCTTTCTTAAAAGCAGAATACAAAGTGCTGATCATCTTTGTAGCTTGTGTGGCAGTTCTTCTGGCCGTTACGGCCAACGGCACCACTTCATCTCCCTTGGTAGGTGTGTCATTTGCGTTGGGTGCGTTTAGCTCGGCTTTAGCAGGATTTATAGGTATGAGGGTGGCTACCAAAGCTAACGTACGCACCACCAATGCGGCTAGAACAAGTTTAGGCAAAGCGTTGGAAATAGCCTTTGTGGGTGGCTCGGTAATGGGCATGGGTGTAGTTGGTATTGGCGTGTTGGGTTTAAGCATTCTTTTGATTGTGTATGGAAATATGTTTGGCTTGGATACGCAAGAAAATGTAACGAGAGTAATCACCATCATTACAGGATTTTCATTTGGAGCATCCTCTATCGCATTGTTTGCACGTGTGGGTGGAGGTATTTATACAAAAGCTGCTGATGTAGGTGCAGACTTAGTGGGTAAAGTAGAAGCTGGCATCCCTGAAGATCACCCATTGAACCCTGCAACGATTGCCGATAACGTGGGTGACAATGTGGGTGATGTGGCGGGTATGGGTGCCGATTTATTCGAATCGTATGTAGGTTCTATTGTTGGTACGATGGTATTGGGAGCTGCGTTTATGGTACCTGGCTTCAGCGATAATTTCAATGGACTTTCTGCTGTGTTGCTGCCATTAGTACTGGCAGGAGTTGGTATTATCATGTCGTTCGTAGGAACGTTCTTCGTAAAAGTAAAAGAAGGTGGCGATCCGCAAAGAGCATTAAACATGGGCGAGTTTTCTTCGTCTATTGTGATGATCATTGCTTCGTATTTTATTATCACGTGGATGCTTCCGGCAGAGTGGACGTATAACGATTTGCTTTACAGAGACGCAGCCGGTAATCCAACTGTTCGAACCATGACCGCGTTGGGTGTATTTTGGGCAACCATCATCGGCCTTGTGGGCGGTGTGCTCGTTGGCTTGATTACTGAATATTACACAGCTATGGGCAAGAAACCGGTGCTTTCCATTGTCAGACAATCTTCTACCGGTGCGGCTACTAACATCATCGCAGGCTTGGGAGTAGGCATGATGTCAACCATGCTGCCAACGTTAGTGATTGCATTCTCTATCATCGGTGCTTTCTACTTTGGTGGATTGTACGGTATCGCTATTGCAGCGGTAGGTATGCTTTCAAATTTAGGTATTCAATTGGCAGTGGATGCATACGGCCCTATATCAGACAATGCCGGTGGTATTGCGGAAATGTCTGAGCTTCCCAAAGAAGTTCGTCAACGCACCGATAAATTAGATGCTGTTGGTAATACTACTGCTGCCATTGGTAAAGGTTTCGCGATTGCATCTGCTGCGCTTACCGCGTTGGCTTTGTTCGGTGCATTTATGACTACGGCTCAAATCAATTCGATTGACATATCGAAGGCAAACGTAATGGCAGGATTGTTCATTGGCGGTATGTTGCCATTTGTATTCTCGGCCATGGCAATGGGCGCGGTAGGTCGTGCAGCCATGGCTATGATTGAAGAAGTGAGGAGACAATTCAATGACATTCCTCTTCTGAAAGCGGCCCTTGCCGTAATGAAGAGAAATGGTGATAAAGACATGAAAGATTGGTCATCAGAAGACCAAAAAACTTTCCATGATGCAGACGGTTCTGCCGAGTATGGCAAGTGCGTGGAAATTTCTACCAAAGCTGCGTTGAAAGAAATGGTGCTTCCAGGTTTGATGGCCGTGATTGTACCAGTGGTGATTGCTTTCCTTCCTGGTTTCGGGGTGGAAGCCCTTGGCGGGATGTTGGCAGGTGTAACCGTATCGGGTGTTTTGATGGCAATTTTCCAATCAAATGCGGGCGGTGCATGGGACAATGCCAAGAAGAGCTTTGAAGAAGGCGTGGAAATCAACGGCAAGATGTACTACAAAAAATCGGAGCCACACAAAGCAGCCGTTACTGGCGATACGGTAGGCGATCCATTCAAGGATACTTCTGGCCCTTCGTTGAATATTTTGATCAAGTTGATGTCTATTGTGGCATTGGTGATAGCCCCATTGTTGGTTAAATCAGAAAAACCAACTGCTAAAAATGAAGTGAAACCAACCATTGAATCTGTAATCAAAGTGGAGGAGCCTTCCGCTCCTGCTCACTAA
- the tilS gene encoding tRNA lysidine(34) synthetase TilS: MLQAFQQHIEQKKLCKATDKILVAVSGGLDSMVLMHLFQEAGYQIRVAHANFQLRGIESDGDEEFVRHWCSRLGLYFYSQRFETNNYATRKGISTQMAARELRYHWFEQVANQEKFDWIATAHHADDSVETVLLNLTKGAGIEGLTGIEVQNQNIIRPLLFASRESIEEFAAAKGIAWREDQSNASDDYQRNFIRHQVVPRLKQLNPSFAESIVRSITKLQGTEVLSQIGLRQWKQQYEVVKGNEIHLSKLGLKTLAHPESVLYALIKEYGFNLAQCEDIIKSLDGQSGKKFSAERYGLVIDRTEIILYKFFNAEEVFITNEANHYQLGSLNLSVWSESLPNISKAKNAASLDVSKLTFPLKWRKWKPGDSFQPLGMKQKKKLSDYFIDEKLTLADKEQATVIESRGEIVWVVGQRIDDRYKITDETTNSFILDCGF; this comes from the coding sequence GTGCTTCAAGCCTTTCAGCAACATATTGAGCAAAAAAAACTGTGCAAAGCTACCGATAAAATTCTTGTGGCCGTAAGCGGAGGATTGGATTCGATGGTGCTGATGCATTTGTTTCAAGAAGCGGGTTATCAAATACGTGTTGCCCACGCCAATTTTCAATTGCGCGGTATTGAATCGGATGGAGATGAAGAATTTGTTCGCCATTGGTGTAGCCGATTAGGGCTCTATTTTTATAGCCAGCGCTTTGAAACCAATAACTATGCCACCAGAAAGGGCATCTCTACCCAAATGGCTGCCCGCGAGCTGCGGTACCACTGGTTTGAACAGGTGGCGAACCAAGAAAAGTTTGATTGGATTGCCACCGCCCATCATGCAGATGATTCCGTGGAAACGGTGCTGTTAAACCTAACAAAAGGTGCGGGCATCGAAGGGCTAACGGGTATTGAGGTTCAGAACCAAAATATCATCCGTCCACTCTTATTTGCTTCACGCGAAAGCATTGAAGAATTCGCAGCTGCGAAAGGCATCGCTTGGCGCGAAGATCAGAGCAACGCATCCGATGACTATCAACGCAACTTTATCCGACACCAGGTAGTGCCTCGATTAAAACAACTCAATCCTTCTTTTGCGGAGTCTATTGTTCGGTCGATTACAAAATTGCAAGGCACCGAAGTGCTTTCGCAGATTGGGTTAAGGCAATGGAAGCAGCAATATGAAGTGGTTAAGGGCAATGAAATTCACCTTTCTAAATTGGGATTAAAAACACTGGCGCATCCTGAATCGGTTTTGTATGCGCTCATCAAAGAGTATGGGTTTAACCTCGCCCAATGCGAAGACATTATAAAATCGCTGGATGGGCAATCGGGCAAGAAATTCAGTGCCGAAAGGTATGGCCTCGTGATCGATCGAACAGAAATCATCCTTTATAAGTTCTTTAACGCAGAAGAAGTTTTTATCACGAATGAAGCCAACCATTACCAACTGGGAAGTTTGAATCTTTCGGTTTGGTCCGAATCTCTACCTAACATTTCGAAAGCAAAAAATGCTGCGAGCTTGGATGTTTCTAAGTTAACCTTCCCATTGAAATGGAGAAAATGGAAGCCGGGAGATTCTTTTCAACCGCTTGGCATGAAGCAGAAAAAGAAGCTGAGCGATTACTTTATTGACGAAAAATTGACCTTGGCTGATAAAGAACAGGCTACCGTTATTGAAAGCAGGGGAGAGATTGTTTGGGTGGTAGGCCAACGCATTGACGACCGCTATAAAATTACCGATGAAACTACCAATTCTTTCATTTTAGATTGTGGATTTTAA
- a CDS encoding Organic solvent tolerance protein OstA: protein MPNQRCGYKKLGLLMVAALLALPAFSQKKINLKKANTAYGSLKDGQRFDRLVGDVVFEQNNTTIYCDSAHFYKVKNELNAFGNVHIVDGDSVDITAKGLAYDGNTKIAKLRKNVVFVKKGLATLYTDFLDYYRLQNEARYFNGGKLVDTTNTLTSWKGYYDVNTNLASFKKNVVGVNEDNTLASDTLQYNSKTRIVYFRDSTTVTAKDGKTAIYVSGEYNTIQKVSQLERGLFETPTYRMKGDQNFLDDKRKLYRSKGRVAMTSKEDNMTIYGDDAFYDKKKGISKVYGHAYLAKVDDDGDTLFLSADTLTSVESVDPKKKRLLAYHHVKIFKSNMQGSADSLVYVNSDSTLYFYRDPVLWSDGNQMTADSIRVLLKNKKINRIYMVNNSFVISQDSMRNFNQIKGRLMTSYFEGKSIHHVVVKGNGESLYYALEEKDVLKTDSLLVKLLITMGMNKMICSNMRINFKQGKVNNVSFYVKPDAKLIPVHELKPDDETLKGFVWRIKDRPRRNEVVKKRKA from the coding sequence ATGCCTAACCAGCGATGCGGGTACAAAAAACTGGGCTTACTAATGGTGGCAGCGCTGTTGGCATTGCCAGCTTTCTCCCAAAAGAAAATCAACCTCAAGAAAGCCAACACCGCCTACGGTAGTTTAAAAGACGGCCAGCGGTTCGATCGGTTGGTGGGCGATGTGGTGTTTGAACAAAATAATACCACCATCTATTGCGACTCTGCACATTTTTACAAAGTAAAAAATGAATTGAATGCCTTTGGCAATGTTCATATTGTGGATGGCGATTCAGTTGATATTACGGCAAAGGGCCTCGCCTACGATGGCAATACCAAAATCGCCAAGCTCAGAAAAAATGTAGTGTTTGTAAAAAAAGGGCTGGCCACTCTTTACACCGATTTTTTGGATTACTACCGCTTACAAAATGAGGCCCGCTATTTTAACGGTGGCAAACTGGTAGACACTACCAACACGCTTACCAGTTGGAAGGGCTATTATGATGTAAACACCAATTTGGCTTCTTTCAAAAAAAATGTAGTGGGTGTCAACGAAGACAATACCCTAGCCTCCGACACGCTGCAGTACAATTCCAAAACACGCATTGTTTATTTTAGAGACTCTACCACCGTTACGGCCAAAGACGGAAAAACAGCAATCTACGTAAGTGGTGAATACAACACTATCCAAAAAGTATCACAGTTAGAGAGAGGGCTGTTTGAAACACCTACCTACCGGATGAAGGGCGACCAAAATTTTTTAGACGACAAACGAAAACTCTACCGGTCCAAGGGGCGTGTGGCCATGACCTCCAAAGAAGATAACATGACGATTTATGGTGACGATGCCTTTTATGATAAGAAGAAGGGCATCTCAAAAGTGTACGGTCATGCATACCTCGCAAAGGTGGATGACGATGGCGATACACTTTTTTTGTCTGCCGATACACTCACTTCGGTAGAAAGTGTTGACCCCAAAAAGAAACGCCTGTTGGCTTATCATCACGTAAAGATTTTCAAAAGCAACATGCAAGGCTCGGCCGATTCGCTCGTGTATGTCAATTCAGACTCCACACTCTATTTTTATCGAGATCCCGTTTTATGGAGCGATGGAAACCAGATGACAGCCGACTCCATTCGGGTGCTGCTCAAAAACAAAAAGATAAACCGCATTTACATGGTCAACAACTCGTTTGTGATTTCGCAAGACTCGATGCGGAACTTTAACCAAATCAAGGGCAGACTCATGACTTCTTACTTTGAGGGGAAAAGTATTCATCATGTAGTTGTAAAGGGCAATGGCGAAAGCCTCTATTATGCGTTGGAAGAAAAAGACGTTTTAAAAACTGATAGTCTATTAGTAAAACTGCTCATTACGATGGGCATGAACAAAATGATTTGCAGCAACATGCGCATCAATTTCAAGCAAGGCAAAGTGAACAATGTGAGCTTTTATGTAAAGCCCGATGCCAAGCTCATACCGGTGCATGAACTGAAGCCCGATGACGAGACGCTAAAAGGCTTTGTCTGGCGAATTAAAGATAGACCCAGAAGGAATGAGGTGGTGAAAAAAAGGAAGGCATAA
- a CDS encoding sigma-70 family RNA polymerase sigma factor encodes MDEKEIFDRIQKGDEKALEIIYKKYYRMMTKLVITNSGTEEEARDVYQDALVVFWQKARSGNLVLTSKMSTFIYSICQNLWRKELDRKKRLSNEEKDTPTSIDMDSPEREKIMAKCLDQLGETCRKVLMYYYFDEMSMQEIAEKLGFANTDTAKTKKYKCKQKLDELVKAQYSEQDFLD; translated from the coding sequence ATAGACGAGAAGGAAATCTTCGATCGGATACAAAAAGGGGACGAAAAAGCCCTAGAAATTATCTATAAGAAGTACTATCGGATGATGACCAAACTGGTAATCACCAATAGTGGAACGGAAGAGGAGGCTCGCGATGTTTACCAAGATGCACTAGTTGTATTCTGGCAAAAGGCACGATCCGGCAACTTGGTTCTCACCTCCAAAATGAGCACTTTCATCTACAGTATTTGCCAAAATCTGTGGCGGAAAGAATTGGATAGAAAAAAGCGGTTGTCAAACGAAGAAAAGGATACGCCTACTTCCATTGACATGGATAGCCCCGAACGAGAAAAGATAATGGCCAAGTGCCTCGATCAATTGGGCGAAACCTGCCGAAAAGTATTGATGTATTATTATTTTGATGAGATGTCAATGCAAGAGATAGCCGAGAAACTGGGCTTTGCGAACACCGATACCGCCAAAACAAAAAAGTATAAGTGCAAACAAAAGCTGGATGAATTGGTGAAAGCGCAGTATAGTGAACAGGATTTTTTAGATTAA